One Myripristis murdjan chromosome 18, fMyrMur1.1, whole genome shotgun sequence DNA window includes the following coding sequences:
- the LOC115376442 gene encoding cornifelin homolog A-like isoform X1, which produces MLLRHPGFTSNPSSSLRENQAADAMSAKTVVNQPKPFITTTYSNKWTSGICDCFEDLPQCCLACWCLPCFTCKTSHEAGECVCLPLLDAYGLIPPMTLSLRVSVRQRYGIEGTICQDCMYACCCGPCTWCQIAREIKTRMSPITVINTRAWDNQS; this is translated from the exons ATGTTGCTAAGACATCCAGGTTTCACATcaaatccctcctcctccttgagAGAAAACCAAG cagctGATGCCATGTCTGCAAAGACAGTTGTCAACCAGCCCAAGCCATTCATCACGACCACCTACTCCAACAAATGGACGTCTGGCATCTGCGATTGCTTTGAGGACCTGCCCCAGT GTTGCCTCGCCTGCTGGTGTCTTCCCTGCTTCACCTGTAAGACATCACACGAGGccggagagtgtgtgtgtttacctctaCTGGACGCATATGGACTCATCCCTCCTATGACCTTGTCCCTCAGGGTATCAGTGCGGCAGCGCTATGGCATTGAG GGCACAATTTGTCAGGACTGTATGTACGCATGCTGCTGTGGGCCCTGCACCTGGTGTCAGATAGCAAGAGAAATCAAAACCAGGATGAGTCCAATCACTGTGATCAACACAAGGGCCTGGGACAATCAGTCCTGA
- the LOC115376442 gene encoding cornifelin homolog A-like isoform X2, whose amino-acid sequence MSAKTVVNQPKPFITTTYSNKWTSGICDCFEDLPQCCLACWCLPCFTCKTSHEAGECVCLPLLDAYGLIPPMTLSLRVSVRQRYGIEGTICQDCMYACCCGPCTWCQIAREIKTRMSPITVINTRAWDNQS is encoded by the exons ATGTCTGCAAAGACAGTTGTCAACCAGCCCAAGCCATTCATCACGACCACCTACTCCAACAAATGGACGTCTGGCATCTGCGATTGCTTTGAGGACCTGCCCCAGT GTTGCCTCGCCTGCTGGTGTCTTCCCTGCTTCACCTGTAAGACATCACACGAGGccggagagtgtgtgtgtttacctctaCTGGACGCATATGGACTCATCCCTCCTATGACCTTGTCCCTCAGGGTATCAGTGCGGCAGCGCTATGGCATTGAG GGCACAATTTGTCAGGACTGTATGTACGCATGCTGCTGTGGGCCCTGCACCTGGTGTCAGATAGCAAGAGAAATCAAAACCAGGATGAGTCCAATCACTGTGATCAACACAAGGGCCTGGGACAATCAGTCCTGA
- the LOC115376443 gene encoding cornifelin homolog B-like, translating into MSRQLRVVQVQPESRVQEAGQWSTGLCDCWQDMGDCCLAMCCLPLFTCKVTRAVGACPCLPLLDCIGCVPPASLAMRASVRERYGIEGSVWTDCLYGCCCYPLSWLQISRELKRRAAAHANSSTSSSASSSARYTALTSLQGAHLV; encoded by the exons ATGTCCCGACAGCTGcgggtggtgcaggtgcagccGGAGAGCAGGGTTCAGGAAGCTGGACAGTGGAGCACAGGCCTGTGTGACTGCTGGCAGGACATGGGAGACT gctgcttGGCCATGTGCTGTCTCCCACTGTTTACCTGTAAGGTGACCAGGGCCGTGGGTGCCTGTCCCTGTTTGCCGTTACTGGACTGTATTGGCTGCGTCCCGCCGGCCTCGCTTGCCATGAGGGCTTCAGTCAGGGAACGATACGGCATAGAG gggaGTGTATGGACCGACTGTCTGTATGGATGTTGCTGCTATCCTCTGTCTTGGCTGCAAATCTCCAGGGAGCTGAAGAGAAGAGCTGCAGCCCACGCcaactcctccacctcctcctctgcctcttcctcggCCAGATACACTGCTCTGACCTCCCTGCAGGGGGCGCACTTGGTCTAG
- the cldn7a gene encoding claudin-7-A isoform X2, translating to MCVDERQTNSKIPFLLSGSCMKAGVWEWDSWRFRLLCGETRESWTFIGGKTMANSGIQLLGFALSLIGIIGLIIGTILPQWKMSAYIGDNIITAVAMYQGLWMSCAFQSTGQLQCKIYDSILQLDSSLQATRALMIVGIIVSIAGLGVACMGMKCTTCGGGDKVRKSRIAMSGGIILLVGGLCAIVACSWFAHNVIRAFYNPYTPVNTKFEFGAAIFIAWGGSLLDVLGGAMLAASCPQRKQVSKYPSMASARSGPPSSTKEYV from the exons atgtgtgtggatgagagGCAGACCAACAGTAAAATACCATTTCTTCTATCAG GAAGTTGTATGAAAGCTGGTGTGTGGGAATGGGACAGTTGGAGGTTCAGGCTATTGTGTGGAGAGACAAG AGAGTCTTGGACTTTTATTGGTGGGAAAACGATGGCCAACTCGGGTATCCAGCTGTTGGGATTTGCCCTGTCGCTCATCGGTATTATTGGACTGATAATCGGGACTATTCTGCCCCAGTGGAAGATGTCAGCCTACATCGGTGACAACATCATCACAGCGGTGGCCATGTACCAGGGACTATGGATGTCATGCGCTTTCCAAAGTACCGGGCAGCTCCAGTGCAAAATCTACGACTCCATTCTGCAACTTGACA GTTCCCTCCAGGCCACCCGTGCCTTGATGATAGTGGGCATCATTGTGTCCATCGCCGGGCTGGGCGTGGCCTGCATGGGAATGAAGTGCACCACCTGTGGAGGCGGCGACAAAGTACGAAAGTCCCGCATCGCCATGAGCGGAGGCATCATCCTGCTAGTGGGAG GGCTGTGTGCGATAGTCGCATGCTCCTGGTTTGCTCACAATGTCATCCGGGCTTTCTATAACCCTTACACTCCTGTCAACACCAA GTTTGAGTTTGGCGCTGCCATCTTCATCGCGTGGGGCGGCTCTCTCCTGGATGTCCTGGGCGGGGCCATGCTGGCGGCTTCCTGTCCACAGAGGAAGCAGGTGTCAAAGTATCCATCCATGGCCAGCGCCCGCTCCGGCCCACCTAGCAGCACCAAGGAATACGTGTGA
- the cldn7a gene encoding claudin-7-A isoform X3, producing the protein MANSGIQLLGFALSLIGIIGLIIGTILPQWKMSAYIGDNIITAVAMYQGLWMSCAFQSTGQLQCKIYDSILQLDSSLQATRALMIVGIIVSIAGLGVACMGMKCTTCGGGDKVRKSRIAMSGGIILLVGGLCAIVACSWFAHNVIRAFYNPYTPVNTKFEFGAAIFIAWGGSLLDVLGGAMLAASCPQRKQVSKYPSMASARSGPPSSTKEYV; encoded by the exons ATGGCCAACTCGGGTATCCAGCTGTTGGGATTTGCCCTGTCGCTCATCGGTATTATTGGACTGATAATCGGGACTATTCTGCCCCAGTGGAAGATGTCAGCCTACATCGGTGACAACATCATCACAGCGGTGGCCATGTACCAGGGACTATGGATGTCATGCGCTTTCCAAAGTACCGGGCAGCTCCAGTGCAAAATCTACGACTCCATTCTGCAACTTGACA GTTCCCTCCAGGCCACCCGTGCCTTGATGATAGTGGGCATCATTGTGTCCATCGCCGGGCTGGGCGTGGCCTGCATGGGAATGAAGTGCACCACCTGTGGAGGCGGCGACAAAGTACGAAAGTCCCGCATCGCCATGAGCGGAGGCATCATCCTGCTAGTGGGAG GGCTGTGTGCGATAGTCGCATGCTCCTGGTTTGCTCACAATGTCATCCGGGCTTTCTATAACCCTTACACTCCTGTCAACACCAA GTTTGAGTTTGGCGCTGCCATCTTCATCGCGTGGGGCGGCTCTCTCCTGGATGTCCTGGGCGGGGCCATGCTGGCGGCTTCCTGTCCACAGAGGAAGCAGGTGTCAAAGTATCCATCCATGGCCAGCGCCCGCTCCGGCCCACCTAGCAGCACCAAGGAATACGTGTGA
- the cldn7a gene encoding claudin-7-A isoform X1 yields the protein MRVLANLCCFLRYIPSVRGMCVDERQTNSKIPFLLSGSCMKAGVWEWDSWRFRLLCGETRESWTFIGGKTMANSGIQLLGFALSLIGIIGLIIGTILPQWKMSAYIGDNIITAVAMYQGLWMSCAFQSTGQLQCKIYDSILQLDSSLQATRALMIVGIIVSIAGLGVACMGMKCTTCGGGDKVRKSRIAMSGGIILLVGGLCAIVACSWFAHNVIRAFYNPYTPVNTKFEFGAAIFIAWGGSLLDVLGGAMLAASCPQRKQVSKYPSMASARSGPPSSTKEYV from the exons ATGCGGGTTTTAGCTaacttgtgctgttttttgCGCTATATTCCCAGTGTGAgaggtatgtgtgtggatgagagGCAGACCAACAGTAAAATACCATTTCTTCTATCAG GAAGTTGTATGAAAGCTGGTGTGTGGGAATGGGACAGTTGGAGGTTCAGGCTATTGTGTGGAGAGACAAG AGAGTCTTGGACTTTTATTGGTGGGAAAACGATGGCCAACTCGGGTATCCAGCTGTTGGGATTTGCCCTGTCGCTCATCGGTATTATTGGACTGATAATCGGGACTATTCTGCCCCAGTGGAAGATGTCAGCCTACATCGGTGACAACATCATCACAGCGGTGGCCATGTACCAGGGACTATGGATGTCATGCGCTTTCCAAAGTACCGGGCAGCTCCAGTGCAAAATCTACGACTCCATTCTGCAACTTGACA GTTCCCTCCAGGCCACCCGTGCCTTGATGATAGTGGGCATCATTGTGTCCATCGCCGGGCTGGGCGTGGCCTGCATGGGAATGAAGTGCACCACCTGTGGAGGCGGCGACAAAGTACGAAAGTCCCGCATCGCCATGAGCGGAGGCATCATCCTGCTAGTGGGAG GGCTGTGTGCGATAGTCGCATGCTCCTGGTTTGCTCACAATGTCATCCGGGCTTTCTATAACCCTTACACTCCTGTCAACACCAA GTTTGAGTTTGGCGCTGCCATCTTCATCGCGTGGGGCGGCTCTCTCCTGGATGTCCTGGGCGGGGCCATGCTGGCGGCTTCCTGTCCACAGAGGAAGCAGGTGTCAAAGTATCCATCCATGGCCAGCGCCCGCTCCGGCCCACCTAGCAGCACCAAGGAATACGTGTGA